In one window of Rathayibacter caricis DSM 15933 DNA:
- a CDS encoding class I SAM-dependent methyltransferase: protein MVQVDRGEHLRSGEWLDLNRALWDERVAAHVDSSFYDLSALRGGAGRLFPVEEESLARVAPDGWEGKRVLHLQCHFGADTLALAQRGADVIGVDFSMPAVRKARELAAELGLTDRARFVCANLYELRHMLPEPDSFDVVVTTWGTVVWLPDLVEWARIVEWFLAPGGSFVFVDTHPAAAVFTGSPEGQEPRFQQPYDGRGEPVVVENSGDYAVSDASFENVRAHEFSHPIGSIVSALLGAGLSLTELREEPIAPWRVVPQLVESDGVWSWPDREWLPLALAITAVKRR, encoded by the coding sequence ATGGTCCAGGTCGACCGCGGCGAGCACCTGCGCTCGGGGGAGTGGCTCGATCTGAACCGCGCCCTCTGGGACGAGCGCGTCGCCGCGCACGTCGACAGCTCGTTCTACGACCTGTCGGCGCTGCGCGGCGGGGCGGGCCGGCTCTTCCCCGTCGAGGAGGAGTCGCTCGCCCGCGTCGCGCCCGACGGCTGGGAGGGCAAGCGGGTGCTGCATCTGCAGTGCCACTTCGGCGCCGACACCCTGGCGCTCGCCCAGCGCGGCGCGGACGTCATCGGAGTCGACTTCTCGATGCCGGCCGTGCGCAAGGCGCGCGAGCTCGCGGCGGAGCTGGGCCTCACGGACCGCGCCCGCTTCGTCTGCGCCAACCTCTACGAGCTGCGGCACATGCTGCCGGAGCCCGACTCGTTCGACGTCGTCGTCACCACCTGGGGCACCGTCGTCTGGCTGCCGGACCTCGTCGAGTGGGCGCGCATCGTGGAGTGGTTCCTCGCTCCCGGCGGCTCCTTCGTCTTCGTCGACACGCACCCCGCAGCGGCGGTCTTCACCGGCTCGCCCGAGGGGCAGGAGCCGCGGTTCCAGCAGCCCTACGACGGCCGCGGCGAGCCCGTCGTCGTCGAGAACTCGGGTGACTACGCGGTGTCGGACGCCTCGTTCGAGAACGTTCGCGCCCACGAGTTCAGCCACCCGATCGGCTCGATCGTGTCGGCGCTGCTCGGTGCGGGCCTGTCTCTGACGGAGCTGCGCGAGGAGCCGATCGCGCCGTGGCGGGTCGTTCCGCAGCTCGTCGAGAGCGACGGAGTGTGGTCCTGGCCCGACCGGGAGTGGCTGCCGCTGGCGCTCGCGATCACGGCCGTGAAGCGGCGCTGA
- a CDS encoding UPF0182 family protein, which yields MSSTATETPPRKRRSALAVTVVVVAALVVAFFVFAGLYTDILWYDQLGFLSVLTTQWAAAGGLFAIGFVAMAVPVFISLSLAYRLRPVYAKLNSQIDRYQQVVEPLRRLATFGIPAVLGLFAGVSSASRWQTSLTFWNRTPSGDVDPQFGLDTSFYLFELPFYQSIVGFASAVLIISALATLATGYLYGAIRVNGREVRVSKSSRIQVAIIAALYLLVQAVSLWLDQYATLTDQGARITGATYATVNATIPGLQILALVAALVAVLFVVTAFIGRWRLPVIGTALLIVSSLLVGSLAPWVVQTFQVVPNERTLESEYIQRNIDMTRQAYGVDDVEVIPYDATTDAAPGALRSDAETTANIRIIDPAVVTDAFSQLQQFRQYYSFGDDRNSLDVDRYSIDGSTQDAVVGVRELNLNGLGNNQTWYNQTLVYTHGYGLVAAYGNQRSADGEPVFIESGVPTTGDLGDYEPRIYFGENSPAYSIVGGTESRDIELDYPSGTDGAQQTYTTFDGEGGPSLDNVFKKLVYAIKFQSEQIFLSDGVNSESQILYDRNPVDRVQKVAPYLTLDSDAYPTVVDDRVVWVVDGYTTSAEYPYSAVQSLSQAIADTNTQQQFPTDDVNYIRNSVKATVDAYDGKVTLYAWDTEDPILQTWQKIFPSTVKPVSDMSADLISHVRYPEDLFKVQRAVLGTYHVTEAGSFYSREDAWSTPNDPTSGAATTAAATGDTLQPPYYLTLQTPDQDVPSYSLYSTYIPASVAGSQTSRNVLTGYLVADSDAGSADGEVADGYGTLRLLELPKDDTVPGPGQVQNAFTTDPTVANELNILSRGDTTVTRGNLLTLPVGGGLLYVQPIYVRSNGDTSFPLLQKVLVAFGDDIAFEDTLDAALDSLFGGDSGATAGDTGTPTTPDTGTDPGTDVGTDPGTDTETGGSDADTGDQTPLQQALSDARTALDAREAALRAGDLTAFAAADEQLTEALARALEAEGAQ from the coding sequence GTGAGTTCCACAGCAACCGAAACCCCGCCGCGGAAGAGACGGAGCGCCCTCGCCGTCACTGTCGTGGTCGTGGCCGCTCTGGTGGTGGCGTTCTTCGTCTTCGCCGGTCTCTACACCGACATCCTCTGGTACGACCAGCTCGGCTTCCTCTCCGTGCTCACGACGCAGTGGGCGGCCGCGGGCGGGCTCTTCGCCATCGGCTTCGTCGCGATGGCCGTCCCGGTCTTCATCAGCCTCAGTCTGGCGTACCGCCTCCGGCCGGTCTACGCGAAGCTCAACTCGCAGATCGACCGCTACCAGCAGGTTGTCGAGCCGCTGCGGCGCCTGGCGACCTTCGGGATCCCGGCGGTCCTGGGCCTCTTCGCCGGAGTGTCCTCCGCGTCGCGCTGGCAGACCAGCCTGACCTTCTGGAACCGCACGCCCTCGGGTGACGTCGACCCGCAATTCGGTCTGGACACCTCCTTCTACCTCTTCGAGCTGCCCTTCTACCAGAGCATCGTCGGCTTCGCCTCCGCCGTCCTCATCATCTCGGCGCTCGCCACCCTGGCCACCGGCTACCTCTACGGAGCGATCCGCGTGAACGGCCGCGAGGTGCGCGTCTCGAAGTCCTCCCGCATCCAGGTCGCCATCATCGCTGCGCTCTACCTGCTGGTGCAGGCGGTCAGCCTCTGGCTCGACCAGTACGCGACCCTCACCGACCAGGGAGCCCGCATCACCGGAGCGACCTACGCCACCGTCAACGCCACGATCCCGGGTCTGCAGATCCTCGCGCTGGTCGCGGCGCTCGTCGCGGTCCTCTTCGTCGTCACGGCGTTCATCGGCCGCTGGCGCCTCCCGGTCATCGGAACCGCGCTGCTCATCGTGTCGAGCCTGCTCGTCGGGTCGCTCGCCCCCTGGGTCGTGCAGACCTTCCAGGTGGTGCCGAACGAGCGCACGCTCGAGTCCGAGTACATCCAGCGCAACATCGACATGACCCGGCAGGCTTACGGCGTCGACGACGTCGAGGTGATCCCGTACGACGCAACGACCGATGCCGCTCCGGGGGCGCTGCGATCGGACGCGGAGACCACCGCGAACATCCGCATCATCGACCCCGCGGTCGTGACCGACGCGTTCTCGCAGCTCCAGCAGTTCCGCCAGTACTACTCCTTCGGCGACGACCGCAACTCGCTCGACGTCGACCGCTACTCGATCGACGGCTCCACCCAGGACGCGGTCGTCGGCGTCCGCGAGCTGAACCTCAACGGCCTGGGCAACAACCAGACCTGGTACAACCAGACGCTCGTCTACACCCACGGCTACGGCCTCGTCGCCGCCTACGGCAACCAGCGCTCGGCCGACGGTGAGCCCGTGTTCATCGAGTCCGGTGTGCCCACGACCGGCGACCTCGGCGACTACGAGCCGCGGATCTACTTCGGCGAGAACTCGCCGGCGTACTCGATCGTCGGCGGCACCGAGTCGCGCGACATCGAGCTCGACTACCCCTCGGGCACCGACGGGGCGCAGCAGACGTACACGACCTTCGACGGCGAGGGCGGTCCGTCGCTCGACAACGTCTTCAAGAAGCTCGTCTACGCGATCAAGTTCCAGTCCGAGCAGATCTTCCTGTCGGACGGCGTGAACAGCGAGTCGCAGATCCTCTACGACCGCAATCCGGTCGACCGCGTGCAGAAGGTCGCTCCCTACCTGACCCTCGACTCCGACGCGTACCCGACCGTCGTCGACGACCGCGTGGTCTGGGTGGTGGACGGCTACACCACGTCGGCCGAATACCCCTACTCCGCTGTGCAGAGCCTCTCGCAGGCGATCGCCGACACCAACACCCAGCAGCAGTTCCCGACCGACGACGTGAACTACATCCGCAACTCGGTGAAGGCCACGGTCGACGCCTACGACGGCAAGGTCACCCTGTACGCCTGGGACACCGAGGACCCGATCCTGCAGACCTGGCAGAAGATCTTCCCGTCGACGGTGAAGCCGGTCAGCGACATGTCGGCCGACCTGATCAGCCACGTCCGCTACCCGGAGGACCTCTTCAAGGTCCAGCGCGCGGTGCTCGGCACCTACCACGTGACCGAGGCGGGGTCCTTCTACTCCCGTGAGGACGCCTGGTCGACGCCGAACGACCCGACGAGCGGAGCCGCGACCACGGCCGCCGCGACCGGCGACACCCTGCAGCCGCCGTACTACCTGACGCTGCAGACCCCCGACCAGGACGTCCCGTCGTACTCGCTCTACTCGACGTACATCCCGGCGAGCGTCGCGGGCAGCCAGACGAGCCGCAACGTGCTCACCGGCTACCTCGTGGCCGACTCCGACGCGGGATCCGCGGACGGCGAGGTGGCCGACGGCTACGGCACGCTCCGCCTCCTCGAGCTGCCCAAGGACGACACTGTCCCCGGACCCGGCCAGGTGCAGAACGCGTTCACGACCGACCCCACGGTCGCGAACGAGCTCAACATCCTGTCGCGCGGTGACACCACGGTCACCCGAGGCAACCTGCTGACGCTCCCCGTCGGCGGCGGTCTGCTGTACGTGCAGCCGATCTACGTCCGCTCCAACGGCGACACGAGCTTCCCGCTCCTCCAGAAGGTGCTGGTCGCGTTCGGTGACGACATCGCGTTCGAGGACACCCTCGACGCCGCGCTCGACAGCCTCTTCGGCGGCGACTCGGGAGCGACGGCCGGCGACACGGGCACGCCCACGACTCCGGACACCGGCACCGACCCGGGCACCGACGTCGGGACGGATCCGGGAACGGACACCGAGACCGGTGGATCGGACGCCGACACCGGCGACCAGACGCCGCTGCAGCAGGCGCTCAGCGACGCCCGGACCGCGCTCGACGCTCGCGAGGCGGCCCTGCGCGCCGGCGACCTGACCGCGTTCGCGGCGGCCGACGAGCAGCTGACGGAGGCCCTCGCCCGGGCCCTCGAGGCCGAGGGGGCGCAGTAG
- a CDS encoding YlbL family protein, protein MTLFSDDPRRSPTLERRAWVGPAVLFSGVALVVVLGVAPAPYVIEQPGPVFDTLGTSEADGEDVPLISIPDEPTYPTTGTLDMLTVSVVGNPESLPSWVEIVGAWFDRSKAVVPVESIFPRSVTVEQRDEANQAEMTDSQQEAIAAALTELGYPVEQRVSVVQIPEGSPSVDVLEPGDAVVAVGGEPITDVAALREAVQASEAGSPVDLTVERDGEQQDVRVVPVDRDGSAVLGIVAGAAFDFPFEVDIQLDDVGGPSAGMMFALGIIDKLTEGSLNGGAAVAGTGTIDAAGEVGPIGGIRQKMFGAVDAGADWFLSPAQNCGEVVGHVPDGLQVLSVSTLDEALAALEGIAADDVSGLPTCDAAEPID, encoded by the coding sequence GTGACGCTGTTCTCCGACGATCCCCGGCGCTCTCCCACGCTGGAGCGGCGGGCCTGGGTGGGGCCGGCCGTGCTGTTCTCGGGAGTCGCGCTCGTCGTGGTGCTGGGCGTCGCCCCGGCCCCCTACGTCATCGAGCAGCCGGGCCCCGTCTTCGACACCCTGGGCACGAGCGAGGCCGACGGCGAGGACGTGCCTCTCATCTCCATCCCCGACGAGCCGACCTACCCCACCACCGGAACCCTCGACATGCTGACCGTCTCGGTCGTCGGCAACCCCGAGAGCCTGCCGAGCTGGGTCGAGATCGTCGGCGCCTGGTTCGATCGCAGCAAGGCGGTCGTGCCGGTCGAGTCGATCTTCCCGCGGTCGGTCACCGTCGAGCAGCGCGACGAGGCGAACCAGGCCGAGATGACGGATTCGCAGCAGGAGGCGATCGCCGCCGCGCTGACCGAGCTGGGGTACCCGGTCGAGCAGCGCGTGTCCGTCGTGCAGATCCCCGAGGGGTCGCCGTCGGTCGACGTCCTCGAGCCCGGAGACGCGGTCGTCGCGGTCGGGGGCGAGCCGATCACCGACGTGGCCGCGCTGCGCGAGGCGGTGCAGGCGTCCGAAGCGGGCTCGCCCGTCGACCTGACCGTCGAGCGCGACGGGGAGCAGCAGGACGTCCGCGTCGTGCCCGTCGACCGCGACGGCTCCGCTGTCCTCGGCATCGTCGCCGGCGCCGCGTTCGACTTCCCCTTCGAGGTCGACATCCAGCTCGACGACGTGGGCGGCCCCAGCGCCGGCATGATGTTCGCGCTCGGCATCATCGACAAGCTCACCGAGGGGTCGCTCAACGGAGGAGCGGCGGTGGCCGGCACCGGCACCATCGACGCCGCCGGCGAGGTCGGGCCGATCGGGGGGATCCGGCAGAAGATGTTCGGAGCGGTCGACGCCGGAGCCGACTGGTTCCTCTCTCCTGCGCAGAACTGCGGAGAGGTCGTCGGGCACGTGCCGGACGGGCTGCAGGTGCTCAGCGTCTCGACGCTCGACGAGGCGCTCGCCGCGCTCGAGGGCATCGCAGCGGACGACGTCTCCGGGCTGCCGACCTGCGACGCGGCCGAGCCGATCGACTGA
- a CDS encoding zinc-dependent metalloprotease, with product MAAGDSADRPGEGSEDEFREMLSRFLSGDGPIDPSQLAGAAGLPNDPVALQNLLSQLQSAMQQNGDGINWTLASEQAKQLARTDSVPVTDSVRAPLDGAFGVAALWLDEVAHVSELSRAPRSISRLEWISLTMPVWTQLAEPVALSISDALTRVMREQAPEEMRAMIAGAENMMRGIGGTLFALQLGQVVGQLAAEVVSGGDIGIPLLEEGDAAILPQNVAAFGEGLDIPIDQVQIYLAVRELAHARLFRHGKWLRLALISQITDFARGISIDTTRLEELAETFDPSNPEELRDAMTSGALIPPKTEEQLAAHARLETVLALIEGWVDVVTAAATTRLPSAGAIAETVRRRRASGGPAESAFATLVGLELRPRRLRDAAAMWQAVTDAVGAEARDSLWSHPDLLPGSEDLDDPSRLVARLSAEARGETPEPDEMDLALEELLNGGTPDASSEDGTGPTGDRPV from the coding sequence ATGGCCGCAGGCGACAGTGCTGACCGACCCGGCGAGGGCTCGGAGGACGAGTTCCGCGAGATGCTGAGCCGGTTCCTCTCGGGCGACGGGCCGATCGATCCCTCCCAGCTGGCCGGTGCCGCCGGGCTGCCCAACGACCCGGTCGCGCTGCAGAACCTGCTCTCGCAGCTGCAGAGCGCGATGCAGCAGAACGGCGACGGGATCAACTGGACGCTCGCGAGCGAGCAGGCCAAGCAGCTCGCCCGCACCGACTCGGTGCCGGTCACCGACTCCGTGCGCGCACCGCTCGACGGGGCCTTCGGCGTCGCCGCCCTCTGGCTCGACGAGGTCGCCCACGTGTCCGAGCTCAGCCGTGCGCCGCGCAGCATCAGCCGCCTCGAGTGGATCTCTCTCACGATGCCGGTGTGGACGCAGCTCGCCGAGCCCGTCGCCCTGAGCATCTCGGACGCTCTGACCCGGGTGATGCGCGAGCAGGCTCCGGAGGAGATGCGCGCGATGATCGCCGGCGCCGAGAACATGATGCGCGGCATCGGCGGCACGCTGTTCGCCCTCCAGCTCGGGCAGGTCGTGGGGCAGCTCGCGGCCGAGGTCGTCTCGGGCGGCGACATCGGCATCCCGCTGCTCGAAGAGGGCGACGCCGCGATCCTGCCGCAGAACGTCGCCGCGTTCGGCGAGGGCCTCGACATCCCGATCGACCAGGTCCAGATCTACCTGGCGGTCCGCGAGCTCGCCCACGCCCGCCTCTTCCGCCACGGCAAGTGGCTCCGCCTGGCCCTGATCTCGCAGATCACCGACTTCGCGCGCGGCATCAGCATCGACACCACCCGCCTCGAGGAGCTCGCCGAGACCTTCGACCCCTCGAACCCCGAGGAGCTGCGCGACGCGATGACCTCCGGCGCGCTGATCCCGCCGAAGACGGAGGAGCAGCTCGCTGCGCACGCCCGCCTCGAGACGGTCCTCGCGCTCATCGAGGGCTGGGTCGACGTGGTGACCGCCGCCGCGACGACGCGCCTGCCCAGTGCCGGAGCGATCGCCGAGACCGTCCGCCGCCGCCGCGCCTCCGGGGGGCCGGCCGAGTCGGCGTTCGCGACCCTCGTGGGCCTGGAGCTCCGGCCGCGGCGTCTGCGCGACGCCGCCGCCATGTGGCAGGCCGTCACCGACGCGGTCGGAGCGGAGGCGCGCGACAGCCTGTGGTCGCACCCCGACCTGCTGCCCGGCTCCGAGGACCTGGACGACCCGAGCCGCCTCGTGGCGCGGCTCAGCGCGGAGGCCCGGGGCGAGACTCCGGAGCCGGACGAGATGGACCTCGCGCTCGAGGAGCTCCTGAACGGCGGGACGCCCGACGCCTCCTCCGAGGACGGCACCGGCCCGACGGGCGACCGTCCCGTCTGA
- a CDS encoding ATP-dependent helicase encodes MSLLDGLDEGQREAAEALLGPVCVLAGAGTGKTRTITHRIAHGVATGVYTPSRVMALTFTSRSAAELRSRLRVLGAGGVQARTFHAAALSQLGYFWPQLVGGTMPQLLDGKARLLGHAAERLRLKLDTATLRDLSAEIEWRKVSALSLEQYAVAARTRALPGRLTLEQTVALVDEYEGLKDQRRQIDFEDVLLVTAGMLESEPAMAMQVREQYRFFVVDEYQDVNPLQQRLLELWLGDRSDLCVVGDASQTIYSFAGARADYLLDFPGRWPSATVVRLEENYRSATPIVQTANRLMRGRPGALVLHAVEKGEAPEPSIDAYPDDIAEARGVAERVAADIQAGVRPSDIAILFRTNSQSAVLEHALTERGVSAHMRGGKRFFDLPEVKQAVMQLRAASVSIAGEPLFKSVSDVLRSLGWSAEPPSAPGAVRDRWESLDTLARLVDEAPAGWSFRQFTDDLLARQQVHHEPDRAAVTLATIHSAKGLEWESVHLMGLSEGLLPISYASGLEGIDEERRLLYVGITRARRRLRLSWSRSTVGRVTRREPSRFLEELGTRTRGAAPASAR; translated from the coding sequence GTGAGCCTGCTCGACGGACTCGACGAGGGGCAGCGCGAGGCGGCGGAGGCGCTGCTCGGCCCGGTCTGCGTGCTCGCGGGAGCGGGCACGGGCAAGACCCGCACCATCACGCACCGCATCGCCCACGGCGTCGCGACCGGCGTCTACACGCCGAGCCGGGTGATGGCGCTGACTTTCACGAGCCGGTCCGCAGCGGAGCTGCGCTCGCGCCTGCGCGTCCTCGGCGCCGGGGGAGTGCAGGCCCGCACGTTCCACGCCGCGGCGCTGTCGCAGCTGGGCTACTTCTGGCCCCAGCTCGTCGGCGGAACGATGCCGCAGCTGCTAGACGGCAAGGCCCGCCTGCTCGGCCACGCCGCCGAGCGGCTCCGGCTGAAGCTCGACACTGCGACGCTGCGCGACCTCTCGGCCGAGATCGAGTGGCGGAAGGTCTCGGCGCTGTCGCTCGAGCAGTACGCCGTCGCGGCCCGCACCCGTGCGCTCCCCGGTCGGCTGACGCTCGAGCAGACCGTCGCTCTCGTCGACGAGTACGAGGGGCTGAAGGACCAGCGCCGCCAGATCGACTTCGAGGACGTCCTGCTCGTCACCGCGGGCATGCTCGAGTCGGAGCCGGCGATGGCCATGCAGGTCCGCGAGCAGTACCGCTTCTTCGTCGTCGACGAGTACCAGGACGTGAACCCGCTCCAGCAGCGGCTGCTCGAGCTGTGGCTCGGCGACCGCAGCGACCTGTGCGTCGTGGGCGACGCGAGTCAGACGATCTACTCCTTCGCCGGCGCCCGCGCCGACTACCTCCTCGACTTCCCGGGCCGCTGGCCCTCCGCCACCGTGGTGCGCCTCGAGGAGAACTACCGCTCCGCGACTCCGATCGTGCAGACGGCGAACCGCCTGATGCGCGGTCGCCCCGGCGCGCTCGTCCTGCACGCCGTCGAGAAGGGCGAGGCGCCCGAGCCCTCCATCGACGCCTACCCCGACGACATCGCGGAGGCGCGCGGAGTGGCCGAGCGGGTCGCCGCCGACATCCAGGCGGGCGTCCGACCCTCCGACATCGCGATCCTCTTCCGCACCAACTCGCAGTCGGCGGTGCTCGAGCACGCGCTCACCGAGCGCGGTGTCAGCGCGCACATGCGCGGCGGCAAGCGCTTCTTCGACCTGCCCGAGGTGAAGCAGGCGGTCATGCAGCTGCGCGCAGCCTCGGTCTCGATCGCCGGCGAGCCCCTCTTCAAGTCGGTCAGCGACGTCCTTCGCTCGCTCGGCTGGAGCGCCGAGCCGCCGTCGGCCCCCGGCGCCGTCCGCGATCGCTGGGAGTCGCTCGACACCCTCGCCCGCCTGGTCGACGAGGCCCCCGCGGGCTGGAGCTTCCGGCAGTTCACCGACGACCTCCTCGCCCGCCAGCAGGTGCACCACGAGCCCGACCGGGCGGCGGTGACCCTCGCGACCATCCACTCCGCGAAGGGCCTGGAGTGGGAGTCGGTCCACCTGATGGGCCTGTCGGAGGGGCTGCTGCCGATCTCGTACGCGAGCGGTCTCGAGGGCATCGACGAGGAGCGCCGCCTCCTCTACGTCGGCATCACCCGCGCGCGCAGGCGGTTGCGCCTGTCGTGGTCGCGCTCGACCGTGGGCCGCGTCACGAGGCGGGAGCCGTCGAGGTTCCTGGAAGAGCTCGGCACGCGCACTCGCGGTGCGGCTCCAGCCTCCGCTCGCTGA
- the nudC gene encoding NAD(+) diphosphatase: MTTPFIERLPLARQAVDRDYLTRARPDLYDELLADPATRVLALRKDRALVDGDALALQSASAVTAGTLRVYLGRTTVDAPGEPAGTPVVATVLTEAAALELEPDEERWSALRPIAERLSRRDAGLFTEALAIANWHASHAYSPRNGDPTIVEQGGWVRRSPTDGSQVFPRTDPAIIVCVLDADDRLLLGSNAMWGADRFSLLAGFVEPGESLEAAVVREIFEESGMRVVDPVYLGSQPWPFPASLMVGFTARLAPDQEPAALLPDGEEIVDLRWFTRDQLRDSLESVLLPGRSSIARAMIEDWYGGELENGPIA, translated from the coding sequence ATGACCACGCCCTTCATCGAACGCCTCCCGCTCGCCCGTCAGGCCGTCGATCGCGACTACCTCACCCGCGCCCGTCCGGATCTCTACGACGAGCTGCTCGCCGATCCCGCCACCCGGGTCCTCGCTCTGCGGAAGGATCGCGCCCTCGTCGACGGCGACGCCCTCGCCCTGCAGAGCGCGAGCGCGGTCACCGCGGGCACCCTCCGCGTCTACCTCGGCCGCACCACCGTCGACGCCCCGGGGGAGCCCGCGGGCACGCCCGTCGTCGCCACGGTCCTCACCGAGGCCGCCGCGCTCGAGCTCGAGCCGGACGAGGAGCGCTGGAGCGCGCTGCGCCCGATCGCCGAGCGCCTCAGCCGCCGCGACGCCGGCCTCTTCACCGAGGCGCTCGCGATCGCCAACTGGCACGCCTCCCACGCCTACTCTCCGCGCAACGGCGACCCGACGATCGTGGAGCAGGGCGGCTGGGTGCGCCGCTCGCCCACCGACGGCAGCCAGGTCTTCCCGCGCACCGACCCCGCGATCATCGTCTGCGTCCTCGACGCCGACGACCGCCTGCTGCTCGGCTCGAACGCCATGTGGGGGGCCGACCGCTTCTCGCTCCTCGCCGGCTTCGTCGAGCCGGGGGAGTCCCTCGAGGCCGCCGTCGTCCGCGAGATCTTCGAGGAGTCGGGCATGCGCGTCGTCGATCCCGTCTACCTCGGCTCGCAGCCGTGGCCCTTCCCCGCCTCGCTGATGGTCGGCTTCACCGCCCGCCTCGCGCCCGACCAGGAGCCGGCCGCTCTGCTCCCCGACGGCGAGGAGATCGTCGACCTCCGCTGGTTCACCCGCGACCAGCTGCGCGACTCGCTCGAGTCGGTCCTGCTGCCGGGCCGCTCCTCCATCGCCCGCGCCATGATCGAGGACTGGTACGGGGGCGAGCTCGAGAACGGGCCCATCGCGTGA
- a CDS encoding phosphotransferase: MARSHLTLAALATSAVEGLDVRTARAFTHSTHGDFDSALLSTREGARLLVRVPTSPLAEQEQLGDLVALRALTAGIRSRLPFDLHTSVGQAPFDGTRAVVYEFLDGDRVLIDDVAPASGLADSIGRAIGAIHSLPASFVQEAGLPVSTARDSVNETVAVIERAADTGHVPAALVARWETASSDESLWQFDPTVVNGSMTSDSFLRSGEVVTAVLGWAALRVGDPARDLHWLLSAPGAGTAFAAYSRMRAGAVDRTLRQRAQLYAELELARWLLHGTETDDSAIVDDAVAMLDTLVDSVLGDLSAPLSSDTGPVLEVSEVEELLNRTPGARTGASAHGRGLAPRAEESDSESSRSE; this comes from the coding sequence ATGGCCAGATCCCATCTCACTCTAGCCGCGCTGGCCACTTCGGCCGTCGAGGGCCTCGACGTCCGGACCGCGCGCGCGTTCACCCACTCGACCCACGGGGACTTCGACTCCGCCCTGCTCTCGACCCGTGAGGGGGCCCGGCTCCTCGTGCGCGTGCCGACCTCGCCGCTGGCCGAGCAGGAGCAGCTCGGCGACCTCGTCGCGCTGCGCGCGCTGACCGCGGGGATCCGCAGCCGCCTGCCGTTCGACCTCCACACGAGCGTCGGGCAGGCGCCCTTCGACGGCACCCGGGCCGTGGTCTACGAGTTCCTCGACGGCGACCGCGTCCTCATCGACGACGTCGCCCCGGCGAGCGGGCTCGCCGACTCGATCGGTCGCGCGATCGGAGCGATCCACTCGCTGCCGGCGTCGTTCGTGCAGGAGGCGGGCCTGCCCGTCTCGACCGCCCGCGACAGCGTGAACGAGACGGTCGCCGTGATCGAGCGCGCCGCCGACACCGGGCACGTCCCCGCGGCGCTCGTCGCGCGCTGGGAGACGGCGTCCTCGGACGAGTCGCTCTGGCAGTTCGACCCGACCGTGGTGAACGGCTCGATGACGTCGGACTCCTTCCTGCGCTCGGGCGAGGTCGTCACCGCGGTGCTGGGCTGGGCGGCGCTGCGCGTCGGCGACCCGGCACGCGATCTGCACTGGCTGCTGAGCGCCCCCGGAGCCGGCACCGCCTTCGCCGCCTACTCGCGGATGCGCGCGGGAGCGGTCGACCGGACCCTGCGCCAGCGGGCGCAGCTCTACGCCGAGCTCGAGCTGGCGCGCTGGCTGCTGCACGGCACCGAGACCGACGACTCCGCGATCGTCGACGACGCGGTGGCGATGCTCGACACGCTCGTCGACAGCGTGCTCGGCGACCTCTCCGCCCCGCTGTCGTCCGACACGGGCCCGGTGCTCGAGGTCTCGGAGGTCGAGGAGCTGCTGAACCGCACGCCCGGCGCCCGGACCGGCGCCTCGGCTCACGGCCGCGGCCTCGCCCCGAGGGCCGAGGAGAGCGACTCCGAGAGCTCCCGCTCCGAGTAG